In a genomic window of Gossypium arboreum isolate Shixiya-1 chromosome 7, ASM2569848v2, whole genome shotgun sequence:
- the LOC108454968 gene encoding DEAD-box ATP-dependent RNA helicase 46 isoform X2 translates to MIGMEEEVKPNLSQYQGLTSSVSGVSSARGHGSVTGGSNLSGDAYRRQHEITVTGDEVPQPFSSFESTGFPSELLREVHNAGFSAPTPIQAQSWPIALQGRDIVAIAKTGSGKTLGYLVPGFMHIKRCRNDSQMGPTVLVLSPTRELATQIQDEAQKFGGSSRITCTCLYGGAPKGPQLREIERGVDIVVATPGRLNDILEMRRVSLQQVSYLVLDEADRMLDMGFEPQIRKIVKEVPTRRQTLMYTATWPREVRKIAADLLVNPVQVNIGNIDELVANKSITQNVEVLAPMVKHRRLEQILRSQEPGSKIIVFCSTKKMCDQLARNLSQFGAASIHGDKSQADRDYVLGQFRSGRSPVLVATDVAARGLDIKDIRVVINYDFPTGVEDYVHRIGRTGRAGATGLAFTFFGDQDSKHASDLIKVLEGANQQVPAELREMASRGGGMGRPRRWAPSSGGYDGGRGGRTDSGYGGRDGGRGGRGISTSSSWHEKSGGRGYGHESSDRNDRGFHDSYDTGRSRSRSPDRLNSAPGRDHSPVLSFHELMMKRNQQ, encoded by the exons ATGATCGGGATGGAAGAGGAAGTGAAGCCAAACTTGAGCCAGTATCAAGGACTGACCAG CTCTGTGTCGGGAGTATCTTCTGCTAGAGGACATGGATCAGTTACTGGGGGAAGTAATTTGTCTGGTGATGCTTATCGCCGTCAGCATGAGATAACAGTAACT GGAGATGAGGTGCCCCAACCTTTTTCATCATTTGAATCTACTGGATTTCCTTCTGAGTTACTTAGAGAG GTACACAATGCTGGGTTTTCTGCTCCAACTCCAATTCAGGCTCAATCATGGCCGATTGCATTGCAAGGTAGAGACATAGTGGCCATTGCAAAAACCGGTTCTGGGAAAACATTGGGTTACCTAGTACCTGGGTTTATGCATATCAAGCGGTGCCGTAATGATTCTCAAATGGGTCCAACTGTGTTAGTATTATCACCAACAAGGGAGCTGGCTACTCAGATACAAGATGAAGCTCAGAAATTTGGTGGTTCATCAAGAATTACGTGCACA TGTCTGTATGGGGGAGCACCAAAAGGTCCTCAGTTGAGAGAAATTGAGAGAGGAGTAGATATTGTGGTTGCCACTCCTGGCCGGTTAAATGATATTCTAGAGATGAGGAGAGTCAGCCTCCAGCAAGTTTCTTACCTTGTGTTAGATGAGGCTGATCGCATGTTAGATATGGGTTTTGAACCTCAGATTAGGAAGATTGTGAAAGAAGTGCCTACTCGTAGGCAGACTCTCATGTACACAGCGACATGGCCAAGGGAAGTTCGGAAAATTGCAGCAGATCTACTGGTAAATCCTGTTCAGGTCAACATTGGCAATATCGATGAGCTTGTGGCAAACAAGTCAATTACACAG AATGTTGAAGTATTAGCACCAATGGTAAAACACAGAAGACTTGAGCAGATTCTGCGCTCTCAAGAACCAGGATCCAAGATCATAGTCTTTTGTTCAACCAAGAAGATGTGTGATCAACTTGCTCGCAACCTCAGTCAGTTTGGAGCTGCTTCTATCCATGGTGACAAATCTCAGGCTGACAGGGACTATGTGCTTGGTCAGTTTCGCTCTGGGAGGTCGCCAGTGCTTGTTGCTACTGATGTTGCTGCTCGGGGCCTAGACATTAAGGACATCAG GGTGGTAATCAACTATGACTTCCCTACTGGAGTTGAGGATTATGTTCATAGGATTGGAAGGACTGGAAGGGCAGGTGCAACTGGATTGGCATTTACATTCTTTGGTGATCAGGATTCAAAGCATGCTTCAGATCTCATCAAAGTTTTAGAAGGAGCAAACCAGCAGGTGCCTGCCGAACTTCGTGAAATGGCTTCACGTGGTGGTGGGATGGGAAGGCCTAGACGATGGGCTCCTAGTTCTGGTGGCTATGATGGTGGACGTGGCGGACGCACTGATTCAGGGTATGGTGGTAGGGATGGTGGAAGAGGTGGTCGAGGAATTTCTACATCCTCGAGCTGGCATGAGAAAAGTGGTGGACGTGGATATGGTCACGAGTCTTCTGACAG GAATGATCGTGGTTTCCATGATAGTTATGATACGGGACGCAGTCGGAGTCGTAGTCCTGACAGGCTTAATAGTGCTCCTGGACGTGATCATTCCCCAGTACTCAGTTTCCACGAGCTGATGATGAAACGTAATCAGCAGTAG
- the LOC108454968 gene encoding DEAD-box ATP-dependent RNA helicase 46 isoform X1, producing MASTATASSAGPRYAAPDPTLPKPWKGLVDGKTGYLYFWNPVTNVTQYERPTSADSVPKPSVAPISSSVQVKQSSEGRCGYSPGKENDRDGRGSEAKLEPVSRTDQNARSGPVHSHNTPNVTSSSVSGVSSARGHGSVTGGSNLSGDAYRRQHEITVTGDEVPQPFSSFESTGFPSELLREVHNAGFSAPTPIQAQSWPIALQGRDIVAIAKTGSGKTLGYLVPGFMHIKRCRNDSQMGPTVLVLSPTRELATQIQDEAQKFGGSSRITCTCLYGGAPKGPQLREIERGVDIVVATPGRLNDILEMRRVSLQQVSYLVLDEADRMLDMGFEPQIRKIVKEVPTRRQTLMYTATWPREVRKIAADLLVNPVQVNIGNIDELVANKSITQNVEVLAPMVKHRRLEQILRSQEPGSKIIVFCSTKKMCDQLARNLSQFGAASIHGDKSQADRDYVLGQFRSGRSPVLVATDVAARGLDIKDIRVVINYDFPTGVEDYVHRIGRTGRAGATGLAFTFFGDQDSKHASDLIKVLEGANQQVPAELREMASRGGGMGRPRRWAPSSGGYDGGRGGRTDSGYGGRDGGRGGRGISTSSSWHEKSGGRGYGHESSDRNDRGFHDSYDTGRSRSRSPDRLNSAPGRDHSPVLSFHELMMKRNQQ from the exons ATGGCTTCCACTGCAACTGCCTCTTCTGCTGGTCCCCGTTATGCTGCGCCAGACCCCACTCTACCCAAACCATGGAAAGGCCTAGTTGATGGTAAAACTGGTTATCTATACTTTTGGAATCCTGTAACAAATGTCACGCAGTATGAGAGGCCTACAAGTGCAGATTCTGTCCCGAAACCTTCTGTTGCACCTATAAGTTCTTCAGTTCAAGTTAAGCAATCTTCTGAAGGACGTTGTGGTTATAGTCCTGGCAAAGAAAATGATCGGGATGGAAGAGGAAGTGAAGCCAAACTTGAGCCAGTATCAAGGACTGACCAG AATGCTAGAAGTGGACCAGTTCATTCCCATAATACACCTAATGTGACTTCCAGCTCTGTGTCGGGAGTATCTTCTGCTAGAGGACATGGATCAGTTACTGGGGGAAGTAATTTGTCTGGTGATGCTTATCGCCGTCAGCATGAGATAACAGTAACT GGAGATGAGGTGCCCCAACCTTTTTCATCATTTGAATCTACTGGATTTCCTTCTGAGTTACTTAGAGAG GTACACAATGCTGGGTTTTCTGCTCCAACTCCAATTCAGGCTCAATCATGGCCGATTGCATTGCAAGGTAGAGACATAGTGGCCATTGCAAAAACCGGTTCTGGGAAAACATTGGGTTACCTAGTACCTGGGTTTATGCATATCAAGCGGTGCCGTAATGATTCTCAAATGGGTCCAACTGTGTTAGTATTATCACCAACAAGGGAGCTGGCTACTCAGATACAAGATGAAGCTCAGAAATTTGGTGGTTCATCAAGAATTACGTGCACA TGTCTGTATGGGGGAGCACCAAAAGGTCCTCAGTTGAGAGAAATTGAGAGAGGAGTAGATATTGTGGTTGCCACTCCTGGCCGGTTAAATGATATTCTAGAGATGAGGAGAGTCAGCCTCCAGCAAGTTTCTTACCTTGTGTTAGATGAGGCTGATCGCATGTTAGATATGGGTTTTGAACCTCAGATTAGGAAGATTGTGAAAGAAGTGCCTACTCGTAGGCAGACTCTCATGTACACAGCGACATGGCCAAGGGAAGTTCGGAAAATTGCAGCAGATCTACTGGTAAATCCTGTTCAGGTCAACATTGGCAATATCGATGAGCTTGTGGCAAACAAGTCAATTACACAG AATGTTGAAGTATTAGCACCAATGGTAAAACACAGAAGACTTGAGCAGATTCTGCGCTCTCAAGAACCAGGATCCAAGATCATAGTCTTTTGTTCAACCAAGAAGATGTGTGATCAACTTGCTCGCAACCTCAGTCAGTTTGGAGCTGCTTCTATCCATGGTGACAAATCTCAGGCTGACAGGGACTATGTGCTTGGTCAGTTTCGCTCTGGGAGGTCGCCAGTGCTTGTTGCTACTGATGTTGCTGCTCGGGGCCTAGACATTAAGGACATCAG GGTGGTAATCAACTATGACTTCCCTACTGGAGTTGAGGATTATGTTCATAGGATTGGAAGGACTGGAAGGGCAGGTGCAACTGGATTGGCATTTACATTCTTTGGTGATCAGGATTCAAAGCATGCTTCAGATCTCATCAAAGTTTTAGAAGGAGCAAACCAGCAGGTGCCTGCCGAACTTCGTGAAATGGCTTCACGTGGTGGTGGGATGGGAAGGCCTAGACGATGGGCTCCTAGTTCTGGTGGCTATGATGGTGGACGTGGCGGACGCACTGATTCAGGGTATGGTGGTAGGGATGGTGGAAGAGGTGGTCGAGGAATTTCTACATCCTCGAGCTGGCATGAGAAAAGTGGTGGACGTGGATATGGTCACGAGTCTTCTGACAG GAATGATCGTGGTTTCCATGATAGTTATGATACGGGACGCAGTCGGAGTCGTAGTCCTGACAGGCTTAATAGTGCTCCTGGACGTGATCATTCCCCAGTACTCAGTTTCCACGAGCTGATGATGAAACGTAATCAGCAGTAG